A genomic region of Sarcophilus harrisii chromosome 6, mSarHar1.11, whole genome shotgun sequence contains the following coding sequences:
- the LOC116420084 gene encoding basic salivary proline-rich protein 1-like: MTARGPPAAGQRPEPPARLPGGPAGGGDGRPNPSRPGGSLARRPNRARDGGTQQWLPEAGRSLRPGQWGAAGKRPRQTAAVLRPLPSAPPEGPPGRPSSAPRPVRAEVPGRGQTPGGRSAGAGTPWLSRLGAGGWHTAPPPPMAGPCPQRHRIRDHGPRPRVGMSWPGASPLGSTLTRDSRGEGIGEESTDTDPHLPPPQAQVLSSRPRQIWDSTRTASPLWGRLCPCGGSRAPAGVSPDNAPVPVSQPI; the protein is encoded by the exons ATGACAGCTCGCGGCCCCCCGGCCGCCGGACAGCGGCCCGAGCCCCCGGCCCGGCTCCCAGGGGGGCCCGCGGGGGGCGGGGACGGGCGGCCCAATCCCAGTCGCCCCGGCGGCTCCCTGGCCCGGCGGCCAA ACCGGGCCCGGGATGGGGGCACCCAACAGTGGCTGCCAGAGGCCGGCAGGTCCCTGCGGCCAGGGCAGTGGGGAGCAGCGGGGAAGCGGCCCAGGCAGACGGCTGCTGTCTTGAGGCCCCTGCCCAGTGCCCCACCAGAGGGTCCCCCTGGCCGGCCCAGCTCCGCGCCCCGGCCTGTCCGGGCAGAGGTCCCGG GCCGGGGCCAGACTCCCGGGGGCCGCTCTGCAGGGGCCGGCACTCCTTGGCTCTCCCGCCTCGGGGCCGGGGGCTGGCACACGGCTCCACCCCCCCCTATGGCCGGCCCGTGCCCCCAGAGGCACCGCATAAGGGACCATGGACCCAGGCCCAGAGTGGGGATGTCCTGGCCCGGGGCCAGCCCCCTGGGGTCCACTCTGACCAGGGACAGCagaggggaggggataggggaggAGAGCACAGACACCGACCCCCAcctgccccccccccaggccCAGGTTCTCTCCTCTCGGCCCCGGCAGATCTGGGACAGCACACGGACGGCTTCCCCGCTTTGGGGCCGACTCTGCCCGTGTGGAGGATCCCGTGCTCCAGCAGGAGTATCCCCGGACAACGCCCCCGTCCCGGTGTCTcagcccatttga